Proteins encoded together in one Quercus lobata isolate SW786 chromosome 3, ValleyOak3.0 Primary Assembly, whole genome shotgun sequence window:
- the LOC115980051 gene encoding probable aldo-keto reductase 1 → MMAVRNELQIPLVKLGKQGLEVSKLGFGCMTLSGMYNSPLPEEDGIAVIKYAFSKGITFFDTSDVYGPHTNEILLGKALKQLPREKIQIATKFGIEKVGFPHMQVNSSPKYVRSCCEASLKRLDVQYIDLYYQHRVDTKVPIEETVGELKKLVEEGKVKYIGLSDASPDTIRRAHAVHPITALQTEWSLWSREIEDEIIPLCRELGIGIVPYSPLGRGFLAGKGAVENLAANSVLDKHPRFQGENLDKNKAIFSRIEGLARKYQCTPAQLALAWVLQQGDDIVPIPGTTKIKNLENNVGSLKLKLTQEELKEISDAVPKEEVAGSISFQNMDHFHWKFANTPPKN, encoded by the exons GTCTCAAAGTTAGGATTTGGATGTATGACCCTGAGTGGAATGTACAATTCCCCACTCCCTGAGGAGGATGGAATAGCAGTAATAAAGTATGCTTTCAGTAAGGGAATCACTTTCTTTGATACATCAGACGTTTATGGACCCCATACTAATGAAATTCTTCTTGGAAAG GCCTTGAAGCAGTTGCCAAGAGAGAAAATTCAGATAGCCACCAAATTTGGCATTGAAAAAGTAGGATTTCCTCACATGCAAGTGAACAGTAGCCCTAAGTATGTTCGCTCATGTTGTGAGGCTAGCTTGAAGCGTCTTGATGTGCAATACATTGATCTGTATTATCAGCATCGGGTAGACACAAAAGTACCCATAGAAGAAACT GTTGGTGAACTTAAGAAACTGGTAGAAGAGGGAAAGGTCAAGTACATTGGTCTATCTGATGCTAGCCCAGACACAATAAGGAGGGCACATGCTGTGCATCCCATCACAGCTTTACAAACGGAGTGGTCTCTCTGGAGTCGTGAGATTGAAGATGAGATAATTCCACTTTGCAG GGAGCTTGGCATTGGAATAGTTCCATACAGTCCTCTTGGTCGTGGTTTTTTAGCTGGCAAAGGAGCTGTGGAAAATTTGGCTGCAAATAGCGTATTG GACAAGCACCCTCGGTTCCAGGGAGAAAATTTGGACAAGAACAAGGCCATTTTTAGTCGAATAGAAGGACTTGCAAGAAAGTACCAATGCACTCCTGCTCAGCTTGCACTTGCTTGGGTTCTCCAACAAGGAGATGACATTGTACCCATACCTG GGACTACTAAGATCAAGAACCTGGAGAATAATGTTGGCTCTTTGAAGTTGAAACTTACGCAAGAAGAGCTCAAAGAGATATCTGATGCTGTACCAAAGGAAGAGGTAGCTGGCAGTATAAGCTTTCAAAACATGGATCATTTTCACTGGAAGTTTGCCAACACTCCTCCAAAAAATTAA